GATCATCATGCGCATCTGGTTGTTCCACCGGTACCCCACCGGCACCATCAGGGCGATCAGGGCCACTCCCCACCATCGTGGTGCCCAGGCCGCGGCGATCGGCAGCAGGATCAGCAGCGCCGTGCACGTCGGCCCACTGTGACCGGTTCGGGCGGCAAGCGCCTCGGTGACTTGCCAGCGCCGGACGGGGTAGGTGGCAGCGGCCTGGGCCACGCCCGCTCCGCCGAGTACGGCCGCGAGGAAGAGCCGGAGGCCGGCCCAGCGGTCCACGAGCAGGGTGAGCAGAATCGGCACCGCGGCGCAGGACGACACCAGGCCGGCGCTGAGCAGCTGCTTCACCCAGATCCGCATGAGCGGCTGGATCGTGGCCTCCGTATGCCGCAGGACCTCACTGGCCGCCCGGCAGGTGGGCGGCAGCGCCAAGGCCACCGAGACGACCGTGACACCCACCGCCGCGAGTGCGAGGGGCACGGGCGCCGCGGCGGCGACGGCGCCGGCCGCGAGGGCGCAGACGGTGAGCAGCACCGCCGGACGCGTTCCCGGGAGTTCCCGCACATGCTCGCGTACCGTTCGTGGCATCCGCAGCCCGGTCAGGAGAGTGAGCAGCGCGGCCAGCACCTGGAGCCCCGCCACGACGGCACGGGGAAGCTGGCTCCAGCCGTGGACGTGTTCCGCCGCCACCGCCAGGGCACTGAAACCGGCGGCCCACAGCAGGCCGCCCTGGACCCGGGTGATCCGCCGCGCCCAGGTGCTCTCCATACCGAACGTGGCGAACTCCATGACCGACGCATCGCCCCTGGCCGCCTGTTCGAAGAGCGGAAACGCCTGTACGTCCAGCGGCGCGCCGCTGCGCAGCAGTCCGAGGACGGCCTGCAGGCCGGAGTCGTCGGGGTGCAGACGCAGCGCCTCCGCACAGAGTTCCTTCGCCCGGCCGGACTCTTTCACCGCCGCCAGGCCCAGCGTTGCCGCGAGCGCCGACCCCGGTTCCTCGACGCCGCCCCGTCGCAGGAACTGTTCGGCGTCGTCCTTGGTCTGCTGACGCTGTTCGGGGGTGGCGAAACCCTGTTGTTCGACGGTCATGCCGGTGACGAGGGTCCGAAGCGCCCATCCCTGGGGGAGTTCCGGAGCCAGCGCGAGCGCGCGCTGGACATCGGCGCCGGCGAGTTCGTACTGCTGCAGGGCCAGCAGGGCGTACGCCCGCGTCAGCAGGACCAGGGGATTCTCGGGATCCGCCGCGCAGGCGGCCGAGGCGGCTTTGTACGCCTCGGCCTGGCGACCCGTGTTCAGCAGGATCGTCGCCTTCATACCCAGCGCCATGGGGTCGCGCGGGTCGCGGGCGAGCATGTCGGTGATGATGCGCAGTGCCTGCTTGTGCTTGCCGGTCGAGGTGAGCATGACGGCCTTGTGAAGTTCCGGGTCGTACGACATCAGCGCTTCCTGCCGGCGCGTCCGAGGTAGTCGGCCAACTCGTCGTACGCGTGGTCCTGGTTGGAGAACTTGATGACGCTCCTGGCCGACTCGAACCATTCGCCGGTCGAGGGCTTGACCTCGCGCAGTGCCGCGGTGAAATCGGCCGTGCCGATGGGCCGGATGCCGGTCGCCGTGAGCGAGTCGGCCATCGCAGACTCCACGGCGCTCTGGCAGAGGTGGACCAGGTCGGCGCCCGAGTAGCCGGCCGTCCTGGCGACCAGCTGGTTCACGTCCACCGTGCCCACCGGTTTGCCGTCCAGCGCGCGGTGGATGATCGCCGCCCGCGCCGGTTCGTCCGGCGGTGCGACGAAGAGCATGCGGTCCAGGCGTCCCGGCCTGCGCAGTGCCGAGTCCACGTCCCACGGCTGATTCGTGGCACCCAGCACGAAGACCCCGTCGTTGTCGCTGTTGACCGAGTCCATCTCGGTGAGCAGCTGGGCCACCACATTGCGCATCCCGCTGAAGTGCATACGCGTGCGTCGTCCGCCGAGGGCGTCCATCTCGTCGATGAAGAGCACACACGGCCGGTTCCGTCGGGCCGTGACGAACATGGACCGGATGTTCCGCTCCGAGTTCCCCATCCACATGTCGAGCGTGTCCGCCAGCGTCACGGAGAGGAAACCGGCGCCCAGCTCACCAGCGAGCGCTCGGGCGATGAAGGTCTTGCCGCAGCCCGGCGGGCCGTAGAGCAGCAGACCGCCGCGGAGTCGGTGGCCGAACGTCTTGGCGATCTCCAGATTCCGGGCGGGCCCCAGAAAGGTCAGTTCCAGGCGTTGCTTGACGGTCGCCATGCCGGCGACATCGGCCAGTCGTACCGCTTCCCGACGGATCTCCAGAAGACCGTCCGGCGGGTCGGAAGCCCGTCGCGCCGCCTCCGGGCCGACGACCGGCTGCCGCTCGGGCGACGGCC
The sequence above is drawn from the Streptomyces griseiscabiei genome and encodes:
- a CDS encoding tetratricopeptide repeat protein, which encodes MSYDPELHKAVMLTSTGKHKQALRIITDMLARDPRDPMALGMKATILLNTGRQAEAYKAASAACAADPENPLVLLTRAYALLALQQYELAGADVQRALALAPELPQGWALRTLVTGMTVEQQGFATPEQRQQTKDDAEQFLRRGGVEEPGSALAATLGLAAVKESGRAKELCAEALRLHPDDSGLQAVLGLLRSGAPLDVQAFPLFEQAARGDASVMEFATFGMESTWARRITRVQGGLLWAAGFSALAVAAEHVHGWSQLPRAVVAGLQVLAALLTLLTGLRMPRTVREHVRELPGTRPAVLLTVCALAAGAVAAAAPVPLALAAVGVTVVSVALALPPTCRAASEVLRHTEATIQPLMRIWVKQLLSAGLVSSCAAVPILLTLLVDRWAGLRLFLAAVLGGAGVAQAAATYPVRRWQVTEALAARTGHSGPTCTALLILLPIAAAWAPRWWGVALIALMVPVGYRWNNQMRMMIAYSDPSWNRVYAPPRLL